A part of Marinomonas rhizomae genomic DNA contains:
- a CDS encoding Na+/H+ antiporter subunit E produces MKLFPMPFHSLLLFVVWLLLNNSVSAGHMVLAAFFAIAIPLLVNSMRDEHPKILKPWLAIRYVLMVLKDILVANVEVALLIIGPIKKLKPGFVAIPINIDSDLGITILASTVSLTPGTVSAEVSKDKAWLYVHSLHLDDEAELIKTVKQRYEKPIKEIFGC; encoded by the coding sequence ATGAAGTTATTCCCTATGCCATTCCACAGCTTATTACTGTTTGTAGTTTGGTTGTTATTGAACAATTCCGTCAGTGCTGGTCACATGGTGTTGGCTGCGTTTTTTGCCATTGCTATTCCTTTGCTTGTGAATAGTATGCGTGATGAGCACCCAAAAATCCTTAAGCCTTGGTTGGCGATTCGCTATGTTCTTATGGTGCTGAAAGATATTTTGGTTGCCAATGTGGAAGTAGCTCTACTGATTATTGGTCCAATCAAGAAGCTAAAACCTGGCTTCGTCGCGATTCCGATTAATATAGACTCAGATTTAGGCATCACTATTTTAGCAAGCACAGTGTCTCTGACACCGGGCACCGTAAGCGCAGAAGTATCGAAAGACAAAGCCTGGTTATATGTGCATTCACTTCACCTAGATGACGAAGCTGAACTGATTAAAACGGTTAAGCAACGCTATGAAAAGCCAATCAAGGAGATATTTGGATGCTAA
- a CDS encoding sodium-dependent transporter, whose amino-acid sequence MPESRCLQGIWSSPWIFIFAASGSAVGLGNIWKFPYVLGQNGGGAFLFVYCLCLLLVGLPVLMAEVALGRTVRSNPIDTVNDLSERRIVHPAWVFVPWLAGITGFLILTFYSVIAGWSLAYLDRAVSGDFKDITQVGASSMFDTLLATPTEMLLWHSVFMGLVVLTVGQSVTRGLSAVVRILLPVLVVTLLLLAFYSMTIGNMNAALDFMFHWSWQDITFDVVLSAVGLALFSLSVGMGAMFAYGAYMSKRMSIARACSIVVGVDLLVAILAGLVIFPLVFSFNIDVEAGPSLTFVSLPIIFGGLPGGQFFAGVFFLLLVVAALTSAISMLELFVAWLHEKFYIARLKAALFMGIAVWFVGIAVLLSFNHWDSKIVFGLNFFELLDEFTSLILLPVGAILLSVLVAWFIPHSMLQNEMITKQASHFQWWYKTLKYISIPAMIVITLAGWIGV is encoded by the coding sequence ATGCCTGAAAGTCGATGTTTACAAGGTATCTGGTCAAGTCCGTGGATATTTATTTTTGCGGCCAGTGGATCGGCGGTGGGATTGGGGAACATTTGGAAGTTTCCTTATGTGCTCGGGCAAAATGGCGGTGGTGCATTTTTGTTTGTGTATTGCTTGTGTTTGTTGCTGGTCGGCTTGCCGGTATTGATGGCCGAAGTGGCTTTGGGTCGCACGGTTCGTTCTAACCCGATTGATACGGTAAACGATTTAAGTGAGCGTCGCATTGTTCACCCTGCTTGGGTGTTTGTGCCTTGGTTGGCTGGTATAACGGGTTTTTTGATTCTGACTTTTTACAGCGTGATTGCGGGCTGGTCTCTGGCTTATTTAGATCGCGCTGTGTCTGGTGATTTTAAAGACATTACGCAAGTTGGCGCATCCAGCATGTTTGATACTTTATTAGCCACACCAACAGAAATGCTGTTATGGCATTCAGTGTTTATGGGGTTAGTGGTATTAACGGTTGGGCAGTCGGTAACGCGTGGCTTGTCAGCTGTGGTGCGGATTTTGTTGCCCGTTTTGGTGGTGACCCTGCTGCTGCTGGCGTTTTATTCTATGACCATTGGTAACATGAATGCAGCGCTAGACTTTATGTTCCATTGGTCTTGGCAGGATATTACCTTTGATGTGGTGTTATCTGCGGTTGGGTTGGCTTTGTTTAGTCTGAGTGTCGGCATGGGAGCTATGTTTGCTTATGGCGCTTACATGAGTAAACGTATGTCCATTGCTCGCGCTTGTAGCATCGTGGTTGGCGTGGATTTGCTGGTGGCGATTTTGGCCGGTTTGGTCATCTTCCCATTGGTGTTCTCGTTTAATATTGATGTTGAAGCTGGGCCGAGTTTGACCTTTGTTTCTTTGCCTATCATTTTTGGTGGTTTGCCGGGCGGTCAATTTTTCGCGGGTGTATTCTTTTTATTGTTGGTGGTAGCAGCGCTTACGTCGGCTATATCCATGTTAGAATTGTTCGTTGCTTGGTTGCATGAGAAATTTTATATCGCGCGCTTAAAGGCCGCCCTATTTATGGGGATTGCGGTCTGGTTTGTTGGTATTGCGGTGCTGTTGTCTTTTAATCATTGGGACAGCAAAATTGTCTTTGGATTGAATTTCTTCGAATTGCTCGATGAGTTTACGTCTTTGATTCTTTTGCCGGTAGGGGCCATTTTGTTGTCTGTTTTAGTGGCTTGGTTTATTCCGCATTCCATGTTGCAAAATGAGATGATCACAAAGCAAGCAAGTCATTTTCAATGGTGGTATAAGACATTGAAATACATAAGTATTCCAGCAATGATTGTGATTACTCTTGCTGGCTGGATAGGAGTGTAG
- the smpB gene encoding SsrA-binding protein SmpB: protein MSKVKKKSSSTGTIALNKRAKYDYFVDQKFEAGLVLSGWEVKSLREGKAQLVDSFVIIHQNEAWLVGARITPLLSASTHVVCEPMRQRKLLLNRKELDRIIQVTEQKGKTCAAMALYWKGNKIKCEVALVTGKKEHDKRDTERDRDWSRDKERLMKHSA, encoded by the coding sequence ATGAGTAAAGTAAAGAAAAAATCCAGCAGCACGGGCACCATCGCGCTTAACAAACGTGCAAAATACGACTACTTTGTCGACCAGAAGTTCGAAGCCGGTTTGGTTTTATCTGGTTGGGAAGTAAAAAGCCTGCGCGAAGGCAAAGCCCAATTAGTAGACTCCTTCGTCATCATTCACCAAAACGAAGCATGGCTCGTCGGTGCGCGTATTACGCCACTGCTTAGCGCCTCAACGCATGTCGTTTGTGAACCGATGCGACAACGCAAATTGCTGTTAAACCGCAAAGAGCTTGACCGGATCATCCAAGTCACCGAGCAAAAAGGCAAAACCTGTGCGGCCATGGCGCTGTACTGGAAAGGCAATAAGATCAAATGCGAAGTCGCCTTGGTAACCGGTAAAAAAGAACACGATAAACGTGATACAGAACGTGATCGTGATTGGTCAAGAGACAAAGAACGACTAATGAAACACAGTGCTTAG
- a CDS encoding Na+/H+ antiporter subunit C produces the protein MEGLYAFCVGLLTACGIFLALRGRTFSVVIGLTLLSYAVNLFLFASGRLKLNAAAVLGESEQYSDPLPQALVLTAIVIGFAMTAFAVILAMRARADLGNDHVDGTLPARPGDASKKSGGSQ, from the coding sequence ATGGAAGGTTTATACGCGTTTTGCGTTGGCTTATTAACTGCCTGCGGAATCTTTCTTGCATTACGAGGCCGCACTTTTTCTGTGGTTATCGGCTTAACTCTACTGTCTTACGCGGTGAACTTGTTCTTGTTTGCCAGCGGCCGGCTCAAACTCAATGCGGCCGCTGTGCTTGGTGAATCGGAGCAATACAGTGACCCGCTACCTCAGGCCTTGGTACTAACGGCCATTGTTATTGGTTTTGCCATGACGGCATTCGCTGTAATTTTAGCAATGCGTGCTCGCGCCGATTTAGGTAACGATCATGTTGATGGTACCTTGCCTGCCCGTCCAGGCGATGCTTCGAAGAAATCTGGAGGGAGCCAATAA
- a CDS encoding monovalent cation/H+ antiporter subunit D, whose product MQHLSIFPILIPLLFGAIMLLPPISRDINSQRITSIIGTLFLLISSAVLLYKINAEGVQLYALGGWQAPFGIALVADKVSSLLVLLTAFLAFCVMLYAVAGQDKGGAYFHPLFMFQIMGINGAFLTGDIFNLFVFFEVLLIASYALLIHAGGKQKTQAALHYVILNLVGSSLFLFGLGILYGTLGTLNMADMAIKVGQLQGETATLAKTGALLLLVVFGLKAAMLPMHFWLPKTYASASAPVAALFAIMTKVGIYSIFRVYTVVFGDDAGELANIATPWLWPLALLTIAIGTIGVFASPGIKTLSANLVIVSSGSLLACAAINSEAATSAALYYMVHSTLASAGLFLLADVMSRQRGKAEDRFVRSRPFVQPRLLGFGFSIAALALVGMPPLSGFVGKIMILQATQSSAQTMWVWPLILIGSLAALITFSRAGTTLFWRHNGSAVAEAEPAKTPEIIGIALLLLATPVLVLFGGDISEFTQQAAEHLHDIQGSAYALLPGVAQ is encoded by the coding sequence ATGCAGCACCTGAGCATTTTTCCGATTCTGATTCCTTTGTTATTTGGCGCTATCATGTTGTTGCCGCCAATTTCACGCGACATCAATTCACAGCGTATTACCTCAATCATTGGCACCTTATTTTTACTAATTTCGTCCGCTGTTTTACTGTACAAAATAAATGCTGAAGGCGTTCAGCTTTATGCATTAGGTGGCTGGCAAGCCCCTTTTGGTATTGCTTTAGTGGCAGATAAGGTATCTAGTCTTCTTGTATTGTTAACGGCCTTTTTGGCCTTCTGTGTGATGCTCTATGCTGTCGCAGGACAAGACAAAGGTGGGGCGTATTTTCATCCATTATTTATGTTCCAAATCATGGGTATTAATGGTGCTTTCTTAACAGGCGATATCTTTAACTTATTCGTCTTTTTTGAAGTCTTGTTAATCGCGTCCTACGCGCTGTTAATTCACGCTGGCGGGAAACAGAAAACGCAGGCCGCTTTGCACTATGTCATTCTTAACCTTGTTGGTTCTAGCCTCTTCTTGTTCGGCCTTGGTATTTTATATGGCACGCTTGGTACGCTAAATATGGCGGACATGGCAATCAAAGTCGGTCAATTACAGGGTGAAACAGCGACATTAGCAAAAACTGGTGCGTTGTTATTATTGGTCGTATTCGGCTTAAAAGCCGCCATGCTACCAATGCATTTTTGGTTACCGAAAACCTACGCCAGTGCCAGTGCGCCAGTCGCCGCACTATTTGCCATTATGACTAAGGTGGGGATTTACAGTATTTTCCGCGTCTATACGGTTGTTTTTGGCGACGATGCTGGTGAACTGGCTAATATTGCGACGCCTTGGTTATGGCCTTTAGCATTACTAACCATCGCCATTGGTACCATAGGCGTGTTTGCGAGCCCAGGAATCAAGACACTCAGCGCAAATTTAGTCATTGTTTCCAGCGGTAGTTTGCTCGCTTGTGCCGCGATCAATTCCGAAGCAGCTACATCAGCCGCTCTGTATTACATGGTACACAGTACATTGGCATCCGCTGGGTTATTTTTGCTAGCCGACGTTATGTCTCGCCAACGAGGTAAAGCCGAAGACCGTTTTGTGCGCTCACGCCCATTCGTTCAACCTAGGCTACTTGGCTTTGGGTTTTCTATTGCAGCTTTGGCGTTAGTCGGTATGCCGCCGCTGTCTGGGTTTGTTGGCAAAATCATGATTCTGCAAGCCACACAATCTTCAGCGCAAACCATGTGGGTTTGGCCTTTGATTTTGATTGGTAGCTTGGCGGCTTTGATTACTTTTTCAAGAGCAGGTACGACACTATTTTGGCGCCATAATGGCAGCGCTGTCGCTGAAGCTGAGCCAGCTAAAACACCGGAGATCATAGGTATTGCACTGCTATTGTTAGCCACACCTGTTTTAGTGTTGTTCGGTGGCGATATTAGTGAATTTACTCAGCAAGCAGCAGAACATCTTCACGATATACAAGGGTCTGCTTACGCTTTATTACCAGGAGTAGCCCAATGA
- a CDS encoding Yip1 family protein — MINHVWGLIHHPDKEWREINKEHESVSHLYLHHVLWMAAIPVVSTFIGTTQFGWTFGGEEAIKVSIMDGLGLGVLFYALILLAVAMVGSLIHWMARNFPNRPPRQECIVFAGYIATPMFLSGIFAIYPIIWLCLLACVAGVAYTGYLLYRGTPSFLGISHKQGFILSSTTLGIGVLVLEALLAAVVLLWSLGSEHSIVWSFFQ, encoded by the coding sequence ATGATCAATCATGTTTGGGGTCTTATTCATCATCCAGATAAGGAATGGCGCGAGATAAACAAAGAGCATGAATCGGTAAGTCACTTGTACTTACACCATGTTCTTTGGATGGCGGCTATTCCGGTTGTCAGCACCTTTATTGGGACGACGCAGTTTGGTTGGACGTTCGGCGGAGAGGAAGCCATTAAGGTATCTATTATGGATGGCCTTGGTTTAGGTGTGTTGTTTTACGCACTGATTCTGCTCGCAGTGGCAATGGTCGGCAGTTTAATTCATTGGATGGCGCGAAACTTTCCAAATCGCCCGCCACGTCAGGAATGTATCGTCTTTGCTGGTTATATTGCTACGCCTATGTTTTTAAGTGGTATTTTTGCCATTTATCCGATCATTTGGCTGTGTTTGCTCGCCTGCGTAGCGGGTGTGGCTTATACCGGTTATCTATTGTATCGCGGTACACCAAGCTTTCTGGGTATTAGCCATAAACAAGGCTTTATTCTCTCTAGCACAACACTTGGTATCGGGGTTTTAGTATTAGAAGCTTTGCTGGCCGCCGTGGTGTTACTTTGGAGCTTAGGTTCGGAACACAGTATTGTGTGGAGCTTCTTCCAATAG
- a CDS encoding monovalent cation/H+ antiporter subunit A — protein sequence MSSLIWLPFLPLLGTLIPLITARFSRTACAFMTAALPALTLFLVLSHAGDIFQGERFLAAIPWIPAIGLELAFRLDGLALLFSILILGIGLLVILYARYYLSATDSIGKFYSYLILFMFAMLGVVLSDNLIQLWFFWELTSISSFLLISFWGHKTEARKGARMALAVTGAGGLALLAGLLILGSTVGSFSLQDVLDSGDLIKASANYPVIVILVLLGAFTKSAQFPFHFWLPNAMAAPTPVSAYLHSATMVKAGIFLMARFYPALADTDLWFLIVSLTGLATFLVGAYIAIFQHDLKGLLAYSTISHLGLITLLLGMGTDLAAVAAIFHVINHAIFKASLFMAAGIIDHESGSRDMRQLNGLWKYMPYTATLAMVASASMAGVPLMNGFLSKEMFFTETLHQASLGSLSWFIPVLATLGGVFAVAYSMRFIHDVFFNGEPINLPKTPHEPPRYMRVPVEILVGLCLVVGIFPSLIVGDLLFAAAGATLNGPAPTYSLAIWHGFNFPLLMSLIALIGGLYMYHNRSHMFKFQAQFPTSDPKLVFEGVVQYLTNKASRIIAFTENGSLQRYIFFVLAFAIVMTASTLMKLNTTAGQRPEIPLDALSITCAVLLCVSALATVIWHRRRVIALLTLSVVGLIVSLAFAQFSAPDLALTQLSVEVVTVILLILALFFLPQSTPKESSPRRVVRDLSLASLIGGVIGTISYALMTRPLDTISTFFTENSKTGGGGTNIVNVILVDFRGFDTLGEITVLGIAALGIYKLIAKMRLFMPSSDGNGLAWSEDRYPILLAVISQSLLPLALLVSAYIFLRGHNMPGGGFIAGLITSVAIIQQYVAHGVEWIKTRIKLDYQMMIGSGIGIATLSGLGSWVFGHTFLSSWFDYFYLPVIGKFELASAMIFDLGVFLTVVGATMLILANLGQLTTSERPTQKEHD from the coding sequence TTGAGTTCACTTATCTGGCTACCTTTTCTTCCTTTATTAGGTACGTTAATCCCCCTTATTACCGCTCGTTTTAGTCGTACAGCTTGTGCGTTTATGACAGCTGCATTGCCAGCTCTAACTCTTTTCTTAGTGCTTTCTCACGCGGGTGATATTTTCCAAGGCGAACGCTTTTTAGCTGCGATACCCTGGATTCCTGCTATAGGCCTAGAGCTTGCCTTCCGTTTAGATGGTTTGGCCTTACTCTTCTCTATTTTGATTCTGGGCATTGGCTTACTGGTTATTCTGTATGCGCGCTATTATTTATCCGCGACAGACTCCATTGGTAAGTTTTACTCGTACCTTATTCTCTTCATGTTCGCCATGCTCGGCGTAGTACTGTCTGATAACTTGATTCAGCTGTGGTTTTTCTGGGAATTAACCAGTATCAGTTCATTCTTGCTGATTAGTTTCTGGGGGCACAAGACAGAAGCTAGAAAAGGCGCAAGAATGGCGCTAGCGGTGACAGGCGCTGGCGGTTTGGCATTATTAGCTGGTTTGCTCATTCTAGGCAGTACTGTGGGCAGCTTTAGCCTTCAGGATGTTTTAGACAGTGGCGACTTAATCAAAGCCAGTGCGAACTATCCCGTCATTGTGATTCTTGTGTTGCTTGGTGCCTTTACAAAATCCGCTCAGTTCCCATTCCATTTTTGGCTACCTAATGCCATGGCAGCGCCAACGCCTGTGAGTGCGTATCTTCACTCTGCAACCATGGTAAAAGCGGGTATCTTCTTGATGGCACGTTTTTACCCTGCACTGGCGGATACAGACCTTTGGTTCTTAATTGTCAGCCTAACAGGTTTAGCGACCTTCCTTGTTGGTGCTTACATCGCTATATTCCAGCATGATTTAAAAGGCTTGTTGGCTTATTCGACCATCAGTCATTTAGGCTTAATCACCTTATTACTCGGTATGGGGACAGACCTAGCGGCTGTGGCTGCTATTTTCCATGTTATCAACCACGCTATATTCAAGGCTTCTTTGTTTATGGCGGCGGGCATTATTGATCATGAATCTGGCTCGCGCGATATGCGTCAGCTGAATGGCCTATGGAAATACATGCCTTATACGGCGACCTTGGCCATGGTGGCGTCAGCGTCAATGGCGGGTGTGCCATTGATGAATGGTTTCTTGTCGAAAGAGATGTTTTTCACAGAAACACTGCATCAGGCCTCTCTTGGTTCTTTGTCTTGGTTTATTCCAGTATTAGCAACCTTAGGCGGCGTGTTTGCGGTTGCCTACTCTATGCGCTTTATTCATGATGTGTTCTTTAATGGCGAGCCCATTAACTTACCTAAAACCCCTCATGAACCACCACGCTATATGCGTGTACCAGTAGAGATTTTGGTTGGACTTTGTTTGGTTGTCGGTATTTTCCCAAGCTTAATCGTTGGCGACCTATTATTTGCTGCCGCTGGTGCAACGTTAAATGGTCCGGCCCCCACTTATAGCCTTGCCATTTGGCATGGTTTTAACTTCCCTCTATTAATGAGTTTGATTGCCTTGATTGGCGGTTTGTATATGTATCACAACCGCTCTCACATGTTTAAGTTCCAAGCGCAATTTCCTACCAGTGATCCTAAATTGGTGTTTGAAGGAGTGGTTCAATACCTGACAAACAAAGCCAGCCGCATTATTGCTTTCACAGAGAACGGTTCATTGCAGCGTTATATTTTCTTTGTCTTAGCTTTCGCTATTGTGATGACAGCGTCTACTTTGATGAAACTCAATACCACGGCAGGACAACGCCCTGAGATTCCGCTTGATGCTTTGTCTATCACTTGCGCTGTGTTGCTATGTGTTTCTGCTTTAGCCACTGTGATATGGCACAGAAGACGGGTTATCGCTTTGCTTACCTTGTCTGTTGTCGGTTTGATTGTGTCTTTGGCGTTTGCTCAGTTTTCAGCGCCAGATTTGGCCCTTACTCAGCTTTCAGTTGAAGTTGTGACGGTGATATTGTTGATCTTGGCATTGTTCTTTTTGCCACAAAGCACGCCGAAAGAATCTTCTCCCCGTCGGGTGGTTCGCGACTTAAGTCTCGCGTCATTAATTGGCGGGGTGATCGGCACCATTTCTTATGCCTTGATGACTCGTCCGCTTGATACGATCTCGACCTTTTTCACCGAAAACAGTAAAACTGGTGGCGGCGGAACCAATATTGTAAACGTGATTTTGGTGGATTTCCGTGGCTTCGATACCCTTGGCGAAATCACCGTTTTGGGTATTGCGGCGTTGGGGATTTACAAGTTGATCGCTAAAATGCGCCTCTTTATGCCATCCAGCGACGGCAATGGCTTAGCTTGGTCGGAAGACAGATACCCTATTCTTTTGGCGGTTATCTCACAAAGTTTATTGCCATTAGCCTTGTTGGTGTCAGCCTATATTTTCTTACGCGGACACAACATGCCAGGCGGTGGTTTTATTGCTGGCTTAATTACATCGGTTGCCATTATTCAGCAATATGTAGCGCACGGTGTTGAATGGATTAAGACTCGTATCAAGCTGGATTATCAAATGATGATTGGTTCAGGCATTGGTATTGCAACCCTGAGCGGTTTAGGTAGCTGGGTCTTTGGCCATACTTTCCTATCGTCTTGGTTTGATTACTTCTACTTACCAGTGATTGGTAAATTCGAATTAGCCAGTGCCATGATTTTTGATCTTGGTGTTTTCCTCACTGTAGTAGGTGCAACTATGTTGATCCTTGCCAATCTAGGTCAGTTGACCACCAGTGAGCGTCCTACTCAAAAGGAGCATGATTAA
- a CDS encoding Na+/H+ antiporter subunit G: protein MPFYLEIIICVSLLVGGAFLLIGSYGLARLPDIYMRLHSPTKASTLGITGVLVASMIFQSHLKGFLSIQEFLITLFLLITAPVAANMIAKTALHYRTKPLEKTKNQELMETIRNRETPNQPEDQK from the coding sequence ATGCCTTTTTATCTCGAAATTATCATTTGTGTGTCTTTGCTTGTTGGCGGCGCTTTTCTACTGATAGGTTCTTATGGCCTTGCGCGTTTGCCTGACATTTATATGCGTTTGCACAGCCCAACGAAGGCATCAACATTGGGCATCACTGGTGTTTTGGTAGCGTCTATGATTTTCCAAAGTCACTTGAAAGGATTCCTTTCCATTCAAGAGTTTTTGATTACTTTGTTCTTGTTGATTACCGCTCCTGTGGCGGCAAATATGATTGCCAAAACAGCACTGCATTATCGCACTAAGCCCTTAGAAAAAACCAAAAACCAAGAGCTTATGGAAACAATCCGTAATAGAGAAACGCCTAATCAGCCAGAGGACCAGAAGTAA
- a CDS encoding K+/H+ antiporter subunit F, translating into MLKITITIVAVCICIALILNLWRLLKGPTISDRILALDTMYINAIALILLYGIYVGSALYFEAALLIAMLGFVSTAALCKYLLRGDIIE; encoded by the coding sequence ATGCTAAAAATAACCATCACCATCGTGGCGGTGTGTATTTGCATCGCGCTGATTTTGAATTTATGGCGTCTTTTAAAAGGCCCTACCATATCAGACCGAATTCTGGCGCTCGATACCATGTACATCAACGCCATCGCACTTATTTTACTCTACGGCATTTATGTGGGAAGCGCTTTGTATTTTGAAGCGGCGCTATTAATCGCCATGCTTGGGTTTGTCAGTACTGCGGCACTATGTAAATACTTACTTCGCGGCGACATCATAGAATAA